In Salinarimonas sp., a genomic segment contains:
- a CDS encoding gamma-glutamylcyclotransferase, with protein MAAGAIGGEGEDLWVFGYGSLMWRPGFPHRERRLARIAGYHRSLCVYSHVHRGTPERPGLVLGLDRGGSCRGVAFRVAAQDAAETIAYLRAREQVTAVYLERRVDARLADGRAVRAVTYVVDRAHLQYAGRLDDAETLRIVLQGVGQSGRNPDYVVSTYAHLVEIGVSDPHLARLAAALARGADASAADAGRLSA; from the coding sequence ATGGCGGCGGGGGCGATCGGCGGCGAGGGCGAGGACCTCTGGGTGTTCGGCTACGGCTCGCTGATGTGGCGGCCGGGCTTCCCGCATCGGGAGCGTCGTCTCGCGCGCATCGCGGGCTATCATCGATCCTTGTGCGTCTATTCGCACGTCCATCGCGGCACGCCGGAGCGACCGGGCCTCGTGCTCGGGCTCGACCGCGGCGGATCGTGCCGGGGCGTCGCGTTTCGCGTGGCGGCGCAGGACGCCGCGGAGACCATCGCCTATCTCCGCGCGCGCGAGCAGGTGACCGCGGTCTACCTGGAACGCCGGGTCGACGCCCGGCTCGCCGACGGCCGCGCCGTGCGGGCCGTGACCTACGTCGTCGATCGCGCCCATCTTCAATATGCCGGCCGGCTCGACGACGCCGAGACGCTGCGCATCGTCCTCCAGGGCGTCGGGCAATCGGGCCGCAACCCGGATTACGTCGTGTCGACCTATGCCCATCTCGTCGAGATCGGCGTCAGCGACCCGCATCTCGCGCGCCTCGCCGCAGCGCTCGCGCGCGGCGCCGACGCGAGCGCGGCCGACGCCGGTCGGCTGAGCGCCTGA
- a CDS encoding DUF2125 domain-containing protein: MDAGNRASDHESARPTPARRASRFWLLAPFVLVGLVVVAWSAAWFLIRDRVAQELDDALGAQAALGRTWTCADRSIAGFPFRIEIACAALRLRAEDGLALDLGPARAVAQVYQPRHVIVSAGGPFLVETRDGALSGDWALMEASIRNLGRGTEQLAIVVDAPRATIDAPGLPTTVDAQAERVELYARPSPGSTVRDGALDLVVRADAVTIPALDRAVESAAPADVEAQLRATGLLALAAGRGGDPERAARAWREAGGRLDIQLVAVETADAALELTGELGLDDLYRPEGRIAASGRGLGPIAEEVLGGRGGFVADAIVAALGGPAQAQGGDDAGALRPLPPVRLEGGRVYVGPFPVPQVTLEPVI; this comes from the coding sequence ATGGACGCAGGCAACCGGGCGAGCGACCACGAGAGCGCGAGACCCACGCCGGCCCGGCGGGCGTCGCGGTTCTGGCTGCTCGCGCCCTTCGTGCTGGTCGGCCTCGTCGTCGTCGCCTGGAGCGCCGCCTGGTTCCTGATCCGCGACCGCGTCGCCCAGGAGCTCGACGACGCGCTCGGCGCCCAGGCGGCGCTGGGACGGACCTGGACCTGCGCGGATCGGAGCATCGCCGGTTTCCCCTTCCGCATCGAGATTGCCTGCGCGGCCCTGCGGCTGCGCGCCGAGGACGGCCTGGCGCTCGATCTCGGCCCGGCCCGGGCGGTCGCGCAGGTCTACCAGCCGCGTCACGTCATCGTCAGCGCCGGCGGTCCCTTCCTGGTCGAGACGCGCGACGGCGCGCTGAGCGGAGACTGGGCGCTGATGGAGGCGTCGATTCGCAATCTCGGGCGCGGCACCGAGCAGCTCGCGATCGTCGTGGACGCGCCGCGGGCCACGATCGACGCCCCCGGGCTGCCGACGACGGTCGACGCGCAGGCCGAGCGTGTCGAGCTCTATGCCCGCCCGAGCCCCGGATCCACCGTCCGGGACGGCGCGCTCGACCTCGTGGTGCGCGCCGACGCCGTGACGATCCCGGCTCTGGATCGGGCCGTCGAGAGCGCCGCGCCGGCCGACGTCGAGGCGCAGCTGCGCGCCACGGGCCTCCTCGCGCTCGCCGCCGGCCGCGGCGGCGATCCGGAGCGCGCGGCCCGCGCCTGGCGCGAGGCCGGCGGACGGCTCGACATCCAGCTCGTCGCCGTCGAGACCGCCGACGCCGCGCTCGAGCTCACCGGCGAGCTCGGCCTCGACGACCTCTACCGGCCCGAAGGCCGCATCGCCGCCTCCGGCCGCGGTCTCGGGCCGATCGCCGAGGAGGTTCTCGGCGGCCGAGGCGGCTTCGTCGCCGACGCCATCGTCGCGGCCTTGGGCGGCCCCGCGCAGGCGCAGGGCGGCGACGACGCGGGCGCGTTGCGCCCGCTCCCGCCGGTGCGGCTCGAAGGCGGGCGCGTCTATGTCGGCCCGTTCCCGGTGCCGCAGGTGACGCTCGAGCCGGTGATCTGA